The following coding sequences are from one Humulus lupulus chromosome X, drHumLupu1.1, whole genome shotgun sequence window:
- the LOC133805141 gene encoding glycolipid transfer protein 3-like: protein MKRKREMEAMSSEKKSEIRSAIEELSMLANLRASHDDHNHDNIEPKIPFQPFVSVCNLLLLVLDKIGPTMAVLRQDIHQNIQRLEVAHEADSSTYSNLVEILKKEAAQGNAKKVNSCSRALLWLTRSLDFTVELLQNYSASGSDDENMNQIVEDAYNITLKPWHGWISSTAVKVALKLVPGHKTFLNALMEKDDENPDSLREELQTFVSLLKPLLEDIHSSLRAHGVDRLKST, encoded by the exons ATGAAGAGGAAAAGAGAGATGGAAGCTATGTCATCGGAGAAAAAGTCAGAGATAAGATCTGCTATTGAAGAGCTTTCCATGTTAGCTAATCTTAGAGCAAGTCATGATGATCACAATCATGATAATATTGAGCCAAAAATCCCCTTTCAGCCTTTTGTTTCAGTCTGCAATCTTCTTCTTCTAGTCCTTG ATAAAATTGGCCCAACAATGGCTGTTCTGAGACAAGATATTCATCAGAATATTCAG AGATTAGAAGTGGCTCATGAGGCTGATTCTTCAACTTATTCTAATTTGGTTGAGATTTTGAAGAAAGAAGCTGCTCAAGGAAATGCAAAGAAAGTTAACAGCTGTAGTAGAGCCTTGCTTTGGCTTACTAG ATCATTGGATTTTACTGTGGAATTATTACAAAACTACTCAGCATCAGGTTCGGATGATGAGAATATGAATCAAATAGTGGAAGATGCTTACAATATTACCTTGAAGCCATGGCATGGTTGGATTTCCTCAACTGCCGTTAAA GTAGCACTAAAACTAGTGCCTGGTCACAAAACCTTCTTAAACGCACTCATGGAAAAAGATGATGAAAACCCAGACTCCCTTAGAGAGGAATTACAGACTTTCGTTTCTCTACTCAAGCCTCTTTTGGAAGATATTCATTCTAGCCTG AGAGCGCATGGGGTGGATCGGCTAAAGTCTACCTAG
- the LOC133805585 gene encoding protein argonaute 6-like, translating to MRVQESKGLLKPAYQHLGEENIPKFTVIVAQKNHHTKLFQAGGANNNVPPGTIVDTGIVHPRNYDFYLCSHAGMIGTSRPAHYHVLVDEIDFSLDDLQNLIRSLSYV from the exons ATGCGtgttcaagaatcaaaaggtcttttaaAGCCT GCATATCAACATCTAGGGGAGGAAAACATTCCCAAGTTTACTGTGATTGTGGCTCAGAAAAATCATCACACAAAGTTATTTCAAGCTGGCGGTGCCAACAATAATGTCCCACCAG GGACTATCGTGGACACTGGAATTGTGCACCCAAGGAACTATGATTTCTATCTGTGCTCTCATGCTGGGATGATT GGAACTTCTAGGCCAGCACACTATCATGTCCTAGTTGATGAAATTGATTTCTCTCTTGATGACTTGCAAAACCTTATCCGTTCCTTATCTTACGTGTAA